Proteins found in one Lycium ferocissimum isolate CSIRO_LF1 chromosome 6, AGI_CSIRO_Lferr_CH_V1, whole genome shotgun sequence genomic segment:
- the LOC132058799 gene encoding induced stolen tip protein TUB8-like — protein sequence MASVEVESAPVAAVETVPAEVEVNTAPEATKVEEPTPVVEKEAVVESAPAPVEEAASAPVAEEAAPAAEEPVAAEPAAEKPVAAVEPAAVAKEPVAAAEPAAAVEEPVAAEEPAAAAKEPVTAAPVEEAATPVAAVAEPEAAPVAEPEAEKTVEPVAAVEEKAVPASTEVPVEKAEE from the exons ATGGCCAGTGTTGAG GTTGAATCTGCACCAGTAGCAGCAGTAGAGACTGTTCCAGCTGAGGTTGAGGTTAATACAGCTCCAGAGGCAACTAAG GTTGAGGAACCTACCCCAGTTGTAGAAAAGGAAGCCGTGGTCGAGTCAGCACCCGCACCAGTAGAAGAGGCAGCTTCTGCTCCTGTTGCGGAGGAAGCAGCCCCTGCTGCTGAAGAGCCCGTGGCTGCAGAACCTGCAGCCGAGAAGCCTGTGGCTGCAGTAGAACCTGCAGCCGTAGCCAAGGAACCTGTGGCTGCAGCAGAACCTGCAGCTGCAGTCGAGGAGCCTGTGGCCGCAGAAGAACCTGCAGCCGCAGCCAAGGAACCTGTGACTGCAGCACCCGTTGAGGAGGCTGCAACCCCCGTAGCAGCAGTGGCTGAACCAGAAGCAGCTCCTGTTGCGGAACCGGAAGCCGAGAAAACAGTGGAACCAGTAGCAGCTGTTGAAGAGAAAGCAGTTCCAGCTAGCACTGAAGTTCCAGTGGAGAAAGCTGAAGAGTAA